The Rhodococcus sp. X156 genome window below encodes:
- a CDS encoding lipid II flippase MurJ — translation MSTQPETSPSTAKERVAPAAQATDLSENSDAGLLRNSGSQVIPTLISRITGFLKVVALAATIGLEAAASSFTVANTLPNIIAELVLGAVLTSIVVPVLVRAEREDTDGGKDFTRRLITIAGVVLVVATVVAMATAPWLVRLFIDSDGEVDPRLATLFALLLLPQILFYGLGALFGAILNTHGVFGKVAWAPVLNNVVTLAVIVLYHFTPGDLEVSLTNPKLLVLGIGTTLGIVAQALYLVPSLRRAGVDLRPRWGLDTRLKAFGGMAVAVLAYVLISQAGFIVTNRVASQHDPGGPVLFANAWLLLQVPYGVLGVSLITAIMPRMSRAAAADDTPRVIGDLSLASRLSTVGLLPIIALFTLHGTTLGVALFSLRGTEAAVENASRLGATVAVSAFGLLPFAIGLVQLRVFYARQQPWIPTVLMVCQVLFRIPLMLWIPPGIEDDQVVGWLAFTNGLGFLVGALVGGVLLRRQMGNLETKALLRTILTVGLASAVGVAVDFLVSLVLPLQAVEDSFGALAGALVSMTVHTILILGVAYAVLLVLPLPETEGLVNAICARLPARFVTGVLRRKTPEAQPDPGDATLSEAMLLPPVPTSSLPYPYPVATSQDDPNDGGGAVPDHALHGQRPDQQRASADAPTVATPAARRSVRGPRLVPGAAVAGGRYRLLAEHGEAGTLRFWQARDTVLERDVALTFVDADQSQVGAPRPAATAEEGPQAVLTRTLRLGRLDSPGLARVLDIVRGSSGGIVVAEWTKGRSLADVAATTPPAVGAARSVRALAGATEAAHRAGTVLGLDHPDRIRISTAGNAVLAFPGIPATATRQDDVAGLGAILYALVTDTWPLAAPGAPQHRNDDSIGGLPTAPRRDDGTVPPAREVRDGVPFEISALIERALQPHSGIRSAAAVQTVLDQAAVLDQRTDYMPALDDRTLADYRGEPSPVESPLEYDLPTPAPSAAPRTNRPRGAVAAPTRRQARSRKLVAALVALAVVALVIVAYLANLAVSAFSGSDAPLPSLSLPGVSSSATPSAVAPPPAPSATPPSSAPVQPTAVSVFSPQGTADNAGGAARVIDGNPATQWTSDQYLQQFPALKQGLGLLVTLPEAGRLTSVAIDSPSAGTVVEIRSATSATPTLAGTRVLSTATLQAGRTDVALQNAPATQHVLVWITRLGGSGASLSTKISEITFQKSG, via the coding sequence GTGAGCACGCAGCCCGAGACCAGCCCCTCCACCGCGAAGGAGAGGGTGGCTCCCGCCGCACAGGCCACCGACCTGTCGGAGAACAGCGACGCGGGCCTGCTGCGCAACAGCGGGTCCCAGGTCATCCCCACCCTGATCAGCCGGATCACCGGGTTCCTCAAGGTGGTCGCGCTCGCCGCCACCATCGGCCTGGAGGCGGCCGCCAGCTCGTTCACCGTCGCCAACACGCTGCCCAACATCATCGCCGAGCTGGTGCTGGGGGCGGTGCTCACCAGCATCGTCGTGCCGGTGCTGGTGCGCGCCGAGCGCGAGGACACCGACGGCGGCAAGGACTTCACCCGACGGCTGATCACCATCGCCGGGGTGGTGCTGGTGGTGGCCACGGTCGTGGCCATGGCCACCGCGCCGTGGCTGGTGCGGCTGTTCATCGACTCCGACGGCGAGGTGGACCCGCGCCTGGCCACGCTGTTCGCGCTGCTGCTGCTGCCGCAGATCCTGTTCTACGGCCTGGGAGCGCTGTTCGGGGCGATCCTGAACACCCACGGGGTGTTCGGCAAGGTCGCCTGGGCCCCGGTCCTCAACAACGTGGTGACCCTCGCCGTCATCGTGCTGTACCACTTCACCCCCGGCGACCTCGAGGTCTCGCTGACCAACCCCAAGCTGCTGGTGCTCGGCATCGGCACCACCCTGGGCATCGTCGCGCAGGCCCTCTACCTGGTGCCCTCCCTGCGCCGCGCCGGCGTGGACCTGCGCCCGCGGTGGGGGCTGGACACCCGGCTCAAGGCCTTCGGCGGGATGGCCGTGGCGGTGCTGGCCTACGTGCTGATCAGCCAGGCCGGCTTCATCGTCACCAACCGGGTGGCCTCGCAGCACGACCCCGGTGGACCGGTGCTGTTCGCCAACGCGTGGCTGCTGCTGCAGGTGCCCTACGGCGTGCTCGGCGTCTCGCTGATCACCGCGATCATGCCGCGGATGAGCCGCGCGGCGGCGGCCGACGACACGCCCAGGGTGATCGGCGACCTGTCGCTGGCGTCGCGGCTGTCCACCGTCGGGCTGCTGCCGATCATCGCCCTGTTCACCCTGCACGGCACCACGCTGGGCGTCGCGCTCTTCTCGCTGCGCGGCACCGAGGCGGCGGTGGAGAACGCGTCCCGGCTCGGCGCCACCGTCGCCGTCTCCGCGTTCGGGCTGCTGCCCTTCGCCATCGGCCTCGTCCAGCTGCGGGTGTTCTACGCGCGCCAGCAGCCGTGGATCCCCACCGTGCTGATGGTCTGCCAGGTGCTGTTCCGGATCCCGCTGATGCTGTGGATCCCGCCGGGCATCGAGGACGACCAGGTGGTGGGCTGGCTGGCGTTCACCAACGGCCTCGGGTTCCTGGTGGGCGCCCTCGTCGGGGGCGTTCTGCTGCGCCGGCAGATGGGCAACCTGGAGACCAAGGCACTGCTGCGCACCATCCTCACCGTCGGCCTGGCCAGCGCCGTGGGGGTGGCGGTGGACTTCCTGGTCTCGCTGGTGCTGCCGCTGCAGGCGGTGGAGGACTCCTTCGGTGCACTGGCCGGCGCGCTGGTGTCGATGACCGTCCACACCATCCTGATCCTGGGTGTCGCCTACGCCGTGCTGCTCGTGCTCCCGCTGCCGGAGACCGAGGGTCTGGTCAACGCCATCTGCGCGCGGCTGCCCGCGCGCTTCGTCACCGGTGTCCTCCGGCGCAAAACCCCAGAGGCTCAACCGGACCCGGGTGACGCGACGCTGTCCGAGGCGATGCTTCTGCCGCCGGTGCCCACCAGCTCGCTCCCGTACCCTTACCCGGTAGCGACCAGCCAGGACGACCCCAACGACGGAGGTGGTGCAGTGCCGGACCACGCCCTGCACGGCCAACGACCCGACCAGCAGCGCGCCAGCGCCGACGCCCCCACCGTCGCCACCCCGGCAGCGCGTCGCTCTGTGCGCGGTCCGCGCCTGGTGCCCGGCGCCGCCGTCGCCGGGGGCCGCTACCGCCTCCTCGCCGAGCACGGCGAGGCCGGCACGCTGCGGTTCTGGCAGGCCAGGGACACCGTGCTCGAGCGGGACGTGGCGCTGACCTTCGTCGACGCCGACCAGTCGCAGGTGGGTGCACCCCGCCCGGCCGCCACCGCGGAGGAGGGCCCGCAGGCGGTGCTCACCCGCACGCTGCGGCTGGGGCGGCTGGACTCACCCGGCCTGGCCCGGGTGCTCGACATCGTGCGTGGCAGCTCCGGCGGCATCGTGGTCGCGGAGTGGACCAAGGGCCGCTCGCTGGCCGACGTCGCCGCCACCACGCCGCCCGCCGTGGGTGCCGCCCGCTCGGTGCGGGCCCTGGCCGGCGCCACCGAGGCTGCGCACCGGGCCGGCACCGTGCTGGGCCTCGACCACCCCGACCGCATCCGGATCAGCACGGCCGGAAACGCCGTGCTGGCCTTCCCGGGCATCCCCGCCACCGCGACACGCCAGGACGACGTGGCTGGCCTGGGCGCGATCCTCTACGCCCTGGTCACCGACACGTGGCCGCTGGCCGCCCCTGGCGCGCCGCAGCACCGCAACGACGACAGCATCGGCGGGCTGCCCACCGCACCGCGCCGGGACGACGGCACGGTGCCGCCGGCCCGAGAGGTCCGCGACGGTGTTCCGTTCGAGATCTCCGCGCTCATCGAGCGGGCCCTGCAGCCGCACAGCGGCATCCGCTCGGCGGCTGCGGTGCAGACCGTGCTCGACCAGGCGGCCGTCCTGGACCAGCGCACCGACTACATGCCGGCCCTGGACGACCGGACGCTGGCGGACTACCGGGGCGAACCGAGCCCGGTGGAGTCTCCGCTGGAGTACGACCTGCCCACCCCGGCACCCAGCGCCGCGCCGCGCACCAACCGGCCGCGCGGCGCGGTGGCCGCGCCCACCCGGCGGCAGGCGCGCTCGCGCAAGCTGGTCGCCGCGCTCGTCGCGCTGGCCGTCGTGGCCCTGGTGATCGTGGCCTACCTCGCGAACCTGGCGGTCTCGGCGTTCAGCGGCAGCGATGCGCCGCTGCCCAGCCTGAGCCTGCCCGGGGTCTCCTCCAGCGCCACCCCCAGCGCGGTGGCACCGCCTCCGGCGCCGAGCGCCACCCCGCCGAGCAGCGCTCCGGTGCAGCCCACCGCGGTGTCGGTGTTCTCCCCGCAGGGCACGGCCGACAACGCCGGCGGGGCGGCACGCGTCATCGACGGCAACCCGGCCACGCAGTGGACCTCCGACCAGTACCTGCAGCAGTTCCCTGCCCTCAAGCAGGGCCTGGGTCTGCTGGTCACGCTGCCCGAGGCCGGCCGGCTCACCTCGGTGGCGATCGACTCGCCCAGCGCCGGGACCGTGGTCGAGATCCGCTCGGCCACCTCGGCCACCCCCACCCTGGCGGGCACCCGGGTGCTCAGCACCGCCACCCTGCAGGCCGGGCGCACCGACGTCGCGCTGCAGAACGCACCCGCCACCCAGCACGTGCTGGTGTGGATCACCAGGCTGGGTGGATCAGGGGCCTCGCTCAGCACCAAGATCAGCGAGATCACGTTCCAGAAGAGCGGGTGA
- the sigM gene encoding RNA polymerase sigma factor SigM, giving the protein MSDAGGRSRSGSDWGSPSSRTESTDVELVRAHVAGDPHAFGEIVRRHRDRMWAVALRTTRDPEEAADALQDAFLSAHRAAGRFRADAAVSTWLHRIVVNACLDRMRRRQARPTVALPDNDHEEPAAPRDAMADRDLQLLVHEALLQIPEDQRAAIVAVDVEGYSVADAARALGVAEGTIKSRCARGRAKLAVLLGHLRAERSAAASAPVGKLPPGAGNRSTGRGVTPPSTSRRGEDL; this is encoded by the coding sequence ATGAGCGACGCGGGGGGGCGGAGCCGGAGCGGGAGCGACTGGGGGTCGCCGAGCAGCCGGACCGAGAGCACAGACGTGGAGCTGGTGCGCGCGCACGTCGCCGGCGACCCGCACGCCTTCGGGGAGATCGTCCGACGGCACCGCGACCGCATGTGGGCCGTGGCGCTGCGCACCACGCGCGACCCGGAGGAGGCGGCCGACGCGCTGCAGGACGCGTTCCTCTCCGCCCACCGCGCTGCCGGTCGGTTTCGTGCTGACGCCGCGGTCTCCACCTGGTTGCACCGGATCGTGGTGAACGCCTGCCTCGACCGGATGCGCCGCCGGCAGGCCCGGCCCACGGTCGCCCTGCCCGACAACGACCACGAGGAACCGGCGGCCCCTCGGGACGCGATGGCCGACCGGGACCTGCAGCTGCTGGTGCACGAGGCCCTGCTGCAGATCCCGGAGGACCAGCGCGCCGCCATCGTCGCCGTCGACGTGGAGGGCTACTCCGTCGCCGACGCCGCCCGTGCGCTGGGCGTCGCCGAGGGGACCATCAAGAGCCGCTGCGCGCGGGGCCGGGCCAAGCTCGCCGTGCTCCTCGGACACCTGCGCGCCGAACGGTCGGCAGCCGCGTCCGCACCCGTGGGAAAGCTCCCTCCCGGCGCAGGGAACCGATCTACCGGGCGCGGCGTCACACCTCCCAGCACGTCACGACGAGGGGAGGATCTGTGA
- the trxB gene encoding thioredoxin-disulfide reductase, whose product MSDSTESSTVSTTTQPDAIRDVIVVGSGPSGYTAAVYTARAQLKPLVFEGSQFGGALMTTTEVENYPGFRDGIMGPDLMAQMREQAKRFGAELRAEDVESVDLSGPVKTVVAHGTTYSSRAVILAMGAAPRYLDVPGEQRLLGRGVSSCATCDGFFFRDQDIAVVGGGDSAMEEATFLTRFARSVTLVHRRGEFRSSRIMLERAQQNEKIHFRTNSVVTEVLGESSVTGLRLRDTVTGEESTLDVTAMFVAVGHDPRSELVRGQVELDGEGYVVVAPGSTATSVDGVFAAGDLVDRTYRQAITAAGTGCSAAIDTERWLAEHHLDPAAETAPELVGGGYGVSGHAQD is encoded by the coding sequence GTGTCAGATTCAACCGAATCTTCCACCGTCAGCACCACCACCCAGCCTGATGCCATTCGCGACGTCATCGTCGTCGGCTCTGGCCCGTCCGGCTACACCGCCGCGGTGTACACCGCCCGCGCCCAGCTGAAGCCGCTGGTGTTCGAGGGCAGCCAGTTCGGTGGTGCGCTGATGACCACGACCGAGGTGGAGAACTACCCCGGTTTCCGTGACGGCATCATGGGCCCTGACCTGATGGCTCAGATGCGTGAGCAGGCCAAGCGCTTCGGCGCCGAGCTGCGGGCGGAGGACGTCGAGTCGGTCGACCTGTCCGGTCCGGTCAAGACGGTGGTCGCCCACGGCACCACCTACTCCTCGCGCGCCGTCATCCTCGCGATGGGCGCGGCGCCGCGCTACCTCGACGTTCCCGGCGAGCAGCGCCTGCTCGGCCGCGGGGTCAGCTCTTGCGCCACCTGCGACGGCTTCTTCTTCCGCGACCAGGACATCGCCGTCGTCGGCGGCGGCGACTCGGCGATGGAGGAGGCCACCTTCCTCACCCGCTTCGCCCGATCGGTCACCCTGGTGCACCGGCGGGGGGAGTTCCGCTCCTCCCGCATCATGCTCGAGCGGGCTCAGCAGAACGAGAAGATCCACTTCCGCACCAACTCGGTGGTCACCGAGGTGCTCGGGGAGTCCAGCGTCACCGGGCTGCGCCTGCGTGACACGGTCACCGGGGAGGAGTCCACCCTCGACGTCACGGCCATGTTCGTCGCCGTCGGCCACGACCCGCGCAGCGAGCTCGTGCGGGGCCAGGTCGAGCTGGACGGCGAGGGTTACGTCGTCGTGGCACCGGGGTCCACCGCCACCTCCGTCGACGGTGTTTTCGCCGCCGGGGACCTGGTCGACCGCACGTACCGCCAGGCCATCACCGCGGCCGGCACCGGCTGCTCGGCCGCGATCGACACCGAACGCTGGCTCGCCGAGCACCACCTGGACCCCGCGGCCGAGACCGCGCCCGAGCTGGTCGGCGGCGGCTACGGCGTCAGCGGCCACGCGCAGGACTGA
- the trxA gene encoding thioredoxin has product MSAPITVTDATFANDVLGSSKPVLVDFWATWCGPCKMVAPVLEEIAKEHGEKLTIAKMDIDANPSIPRDYQIMSIPTLILFQDGKPVKQIVGAKPKAALLQDLSDVI; this is encoded by the coding sequence ATGTCCGCCCCGATCACCGTTACTGATGCCACGTTCGCCAACGACGTCCTGGGCAGCAGCAAGCCCGTTCTCGTCGACTTCTGGGCGACCTGGTGCGGACCGTGCAAGATGGTCGCCCCCGTCCTGGAGGAGATCGCCAAGGAGCACGGCGAGAAGCTGACCATCGCCAAGATGGACATCGACGCCAACCCGTCGATCCCGCGCGACTACCAGATCATGTCCATCCCGACGCTGATCCTGTTCCAGGACGGCAAGCCCGTGAAGCAGATCGTCGGCGCCAAGCCGAAGGCCGCACTGCTGCAGGACCTCTCGGACGTGATCTAA
- a CDS encoding N-acetylmuramoyl-L-alanine amidase: protein MQLLRLGDRGAAVAEVRTALADLGHLPTADGEPVFDLSVDHAVRAFQQRRGLIVDGLVGTATYRALKEASYKLGARTLIYQLSAPMSGDDVVGLQTRLLELGYNSGRPDGIFGAQTDQALRSFQRECGITSDGICGPATLRALGYLARMASGGSPQRIREEEAVRLSGPQLRGKRIVIDPGHGGDDLGVLASHYGVQGPGAELNEADVVWDLATLLEGRLAATGVETFLSRPKHANPPDSERAAFANSCGADLLISLHTDAWSSPHAQGVSSFYFGNAEGVSSTVGEMLGGFILREIVARTGMQSCQHHGRTWDLLRLTKMPAVHVELGYLSNDEDSAVLAHPRMRDAIAEAIVVAVKRLYMLGIDDQPTGTFTFAELLAEEMTG from the coding sequence ATGCAGCTCCTCCGCCTTGGTGACCGCGGCGCCGCGGTAGCCGAGGTACGCACCGCCCTGGCCGATCTCGGGCACCTGCCGACCGCTGACGGCGAGCCCGTGTTCGACCTCTCCGTCGACCACGCCGTGCGGGCGTTCCAGCAGCGCCGCGGGCTCATTGTGGACGGACTGGTGGGAACCGCGACCTACCGTGCGCTCAAGGAGGCTTCCTACAAGCTGGGTGCGCGGACCCTCATCTACCAGCTCTCCGCACCGATGTCCGGCGACGACGTGGTCGGGCTGCAGACTCGGCTGCTCGAGCTGGGATACAACTCCGGCCGACCGGACGGCATCTTCGGCGCCCAGACCGACCAGGCGCTGCGCAGCTTTCAGCGCGAGTGCGGCATCACCAGCGACGGCATCTGTGGGCCGGCCACGCTGCGCGCGCTCGGCTACCTCGCTCGGATGGCCTCCGGCGGCTCGCCCCAGCGCATCCGCGAGGAAGAGGCGGTCCGGCTGTCCGGGCCGCAGCTGCGCGGCAAGCGCATCGTCATCGACCCCGGGCACGGCGGCGACGACCTCGGCGTCCTGGCCAGCCACTACGGCGTCCAAGGGCCCGGGGCCGAGCTGAACGAGGCCGACGTGGTGTGGGACCTGGCCACCCTGCTCGAGGGCCGGCTGGCCGCCACCGGCGTGGAGACGTTCCTGTCTCGACCCAAGCACGCCAACCCGCCGGACAGCGAGCGCGCGGCGTTCGCCAACTCGTGCGGCGCGGACCTGCTCATCTCGCTGCACACCGATGCGTGGAGCTCCCCGCACGCCCAGGGTGTGTCCAGCTTCTACTTCGGCAACGCCGAGGGAGTCAGCTCCACCGTCGGCGAGATGCTCGGTGGCTTCATCTTGCGCGAGATCGTGGCCCGTACCGGCATGCAGAGCTGCCAGCACCACGGCCGCACGTGGGACCTGCTGCGCCTCACCAAGATGCCCGCTGTCCACGTCGAGCTCGGGTACCTCTCCAACGACGAGGACAGTGCAGTGCTGGCCCACCCTCGCATGCGGGATGCCATTGCCGAGGCCATCGTGGTAGCGGTCAAGCGTCTCTACATGCTGGGCATCGACGACCAGCCCACCGGCACGTTCACCTTCGCCGAGCTTCTCGCTGAAGAGATGACCGGGTAG
- a CDS encoding GNAT family N-acetyltransferase, whose protein sequence is MSRRVANLTLDSLEQLPGTCRQCVFWELSPHAATLAAKYGQTDLEKEAWLSGVLLDWGSCGKIISVDGRPVGYAIYAPPTSVPRAAAFPTSPVSSDAVLLTALHVVDGYEGGGLGKVLVQAVAKDLVKRGVKAVEAFGREGLASATSPSKPGCVIPAGFLRRAGFEVVRPHEQWPRLRLELRAAISWKEDVEAALDRLLESVSLTTVGKAPSHAM, encoded by the coding sequence GTGTCGCGCCGCGTCGCCAATCTCACGCTGGACTCGCTCGAGCAGCTGCCGGGCACGTGCCGGCAGTGTGTCTTCTGGGAGCTCTCGCCCCACGCGGCAACCCTTGCCGCGAAGTACGGTCAGACCGACCTGGAGAAGGAGGCGTGGCTGTCCGGCGTCCTGTTGGACTGGGGTTCGTGCGGGAAGATCATCTCGGTCGACGGCCGTCCGGTTGGCTACGCCATCTACGCGCCGCCCACGTCCGTACCCCGGGCCGCGGCTTTCCCGACCTCTCCAGTGAGCTCTGATGCGGTGCTGCTGACCGCGCTGCACGTGGTGGACGGCTACGAGGGTGGCGGGTTGGGGAAGGTGCTCGTGCAAGCCGTGGCCAAGGACCTCGTGAAGCGCGGCGTGAAGGCCGTCGAGGCGTTCGGCCGGGAGGGGCTGGCCTCCGCAACGTCACCGAGCAAACCCGGATGTGTCATTCCCGCGGGGTTTCTCCGGCGGGCCGGGTTCGAGGTGGTGCGTCCGCACGAGCAGTGGCCCCGCCTGCGCCTGGAGCTCCGCGCGGCCATCAGCTGGAAGGAAGACGTCGAGGCCGCCCTGGACCGGCTCCTGGAGAGCGTCAGCCTCACCACGGTCGGCAAGGCGCCGAGCCACGCGATGTAG